A genomic stretch from Chitinophaga agri includes:
- a CDS encoding SPASM domain-containing protein codes for MPEFNLNDTLNLFSKFTPRRAWNAGKVLSSYFVSKWTGKPVQWGYPISVSFEPTTSCNLRCPECPSGLRAFTRPTGMLQQDFFRKTIDEIYKELLYLIFYFQGEPFLNPGFLEMVKYAHAKGIYTATSTNAHYLTEENARKTVESGLDRLIISIDGTTQDVYTQYRVGGNLEKVIQGAKNIVKWKKELKSKTPFVFFQFLVVKPNEHQIEDIKKLAKEIGVDEVRFKTAQVYDYEEGNRLIPTIDKYSRYHRNDDGTYTIKNKMGNSCWRLWHSPVITWDGLVVPCCFDKDAQHKLGDLKKESFKELWHDDKYIKFRTQLQTGRANIDICANCSEGTKVWG; via the coding sequence ATGCCAGAATTTAATCTTAACGATACCCTCAATCTGTTTTCCAAGTTCACGCCGCGCCGTGCCTGGAACGCCGGAAAGGTACTAAGCAGTTATTTCGTAAGCAAGTGGACCGGTAAGCCTGTTCAGTGGGGTTATCCTATATCCGTATCTTTCGAACCGACAACGTCATGCAATCTGAGGTGTCCTGAATGTCCAAGCGGACTGCGCGCATTTACCCGTCCTACTGGTATGTTGCAACAGGATTTTTTCAGAAAGACCATTGATGAGATCTATAAGGAGCTGTTATACCTGATCTTCTATTTCCAGGGGGAACCCTTCCTCAATCCGGGTTTTCTGGAAATGGTAAAATATGCGCATGCGAAAGGTATCTATACGGCTACCTCTACCAATGCACACTATCTTACGGAAGAAAATGCCCGAAAAACAGTAGAAAGTGGTCTTGACCGGCTGATCATTTCCATTGATGGTACGACTCAGGATGTCTACACTCAATACCGCGTAGGTGGTAATCTGGAGAAAGTTATTCAGGGAGCAAAGAATATCGTAAAATGGAAAAAAGAACTGAAGTCTAAAACGCCATTTGTCTTTTTCCAGTTCCTGGTAGTAAAACCAAATGAACATCAGATCGAGGATATTAAGAAACTGGCGAAGGAAATTGGTGTAGACGAAGTTCGTTTTAAGACAGCGCAGGTATACGACTATGAAGAAGGGAACCGACTGATTCCGACCATTGATAAATACAGCCGTTATCATCGTAATGATGATGGTACCTATACTATCAAGAACAAAATGGGTAATAGCTGCTGGCGCTTATGGCACTCTCCTGTTATCACCTGGGACGGTCTGGTTGTACCATGCTGTTTTGATAAGGACGCTCAGCATAAATTGGGCGATCTGAAGAAAGAATCTTTCAAGGAATTGTGGCACGACGATAAGTACATTAAATTCAGAACCCAGCTACAAACAGGTCGCGCCAATATCGATATTTGTGCAAATTGTAGTGAAGGAACAAAGGTTTGGGGATAA
- a CDS encoding glycoside hydrolase family 25 protein, translating to MSKLRIKKSRRLIYVLLFLICVAFCGWLWWLDKEETINFVRYEEFGIDMPVNYSIHGIDVSKFQKNINWSAVEQMQVDRIHISFAFIKATEGITRQDANFKQNWQKAKKAGIIRGAYHFFYSTRDPLKQVINFQNVVQLEPGDLPPVLDIEVHNNQPPAVIRSTARIWLEEMEKAYGVKPIIYTNMHFYEDYLGEEFDKYPLWVAHYYQKERPSTKRHWLFWQHSDMGRVNGIRTTVDFNVFRGDSLALRKLCLP from the coding sequence GTGTCAAAACTCCGAATTAAGAAGTCACGGCGTCTTATTTACGTCCTTTTATTCCTGATATGTGTAGCTTTCTGTGGCTGGCTTTGGTGGCTGGATAAAGAAGAGACTATCAACTTTGTACGATACGAAGAATTTGGTATTGATATGCCGGTGAATTATTCTATCCACGGCATAGATGTATCAAAATTCCAGAAAAATATTAACTGGTCTGCAGTGGAGCAGATGCAGGTAGACAGGATCCATATTTCCTTTGCTTTTATTAAAGCGACGGAAGGAATTACCCGTCAGGATGCAAACTTTAAGCAGAACTGGCAGAAAGCTAAGAAGGCTGGCATTATACGGGGAGCTTATCATTTCTTTTATTCCACGAGAGATCCGTTGAAACAGGTGATCAATTTCCAGAATGTCGTACAGCTTGAACCTGGTGACCTTCCGCCTGTACTGGACATAGAGGTGCACAATAATCAGCCACCAGCAGTGATCAGATCTACAGCAAGAATATGGCTGGAGGAAATGGAAAAGGCATACGGTGTGAAGCCGATCATCTATACGAATATGCACTTTTATGAAGACTATCTGGGAGAGGAGTTTGATAAGTATCCGCTCTGGGTGGCGCATTACTATCAGAAAGAGCGCCCTTCCACCAAAAGGCACTGGCTGTTCTGGCAGCATAGTGACATGGGGCGGGTAAATGGTATCAGAACAACAGTTGATTTTAACGTCTTCAGGGGAGATAGTCTCGCTTTGCGAAAACTTTGTCTGCCCTGA
- a CDS encoding general stress protein CsbD, which translates to MNIRGYQWSVLKKLLKQRFNQLSDEDLVFERGKERELYVRLERKTGKSEEDVARIIKGMQQAYLQQTTLL; encoded by the coding sequence ATGAACATCCGGGGTTACCAGTGGTCGGTACTGAAGAAACTGCTAAAACAGCGTTTCAATCAACTTTCAGACGAAGATCTAGTGTTTGAAAGGGGTAAAGAACGGGAGCTGTATGTCAGACTGGAACGCAAAACGGGAAAGTCTGAGGAAGATGTTGCCCGCATAATTAAAGGTATGCAACAAGCATACTTGCAGCAGACAACATTGCTGTAA
- a CDS encoding YybH family protein gives MRFLLFLILLAAPFTGVHAQRSASAIKALLQKQTDSWNEGNLDSFMSTYWQSDSLIFIGKRGPTYGWQATLDNYKRSYPDTTAMGKLHFDILEMKSVASDTWFVVGKWHLARSIGDLEGHFSLLIRKTKGQWKIIADHSS, from the coding sequence ATGCGTTTTTTGTTGTTCCTTATCCTGTTGGCAGCCCCATTCACAGGGGTACATGCCCAACGATCAGCGTCTGCCATCAAGGCTTTACTGCAAAAGCAGACTGACTCCTGGAACGAGGGCAATCTCGACAGTTTTATGAGCACGTACTGGCAGTCGGACTCATTGATCTTTATTGGTAAAAGGGGTCCGACCTACGGCTGGCAGGCAACCTTGGATAATTATAAGCGATCTTATCCAGACACGACAGCTATGGGAAAGCTCCATTTTGATATACTTGAGATGAAATCTGTTGCCAGCGACACATGGTTTGTGGTAGGAAAGTGGCACCTGGCGAGAAGCATTGGGGACCTGGAGGGACACTTTTCACTGCTTATCAGGAAGACCAAAGGGCAATGGAAGATCATTGCCGACCATAGTAGCTAA
- a CDS encoding DegT/DnrJ/EryC1/StrS family aminotransferase — MPGYEFFGPEERKEVNDVLETGIFMRYGFDGPRKGIWKAKELEQAISEKLNVGHTHLVSSGTAALTTAFAALGIGAGDEVIMPTFTFVASFECIFSVGATPVLVDVDDTLTLDPKAVEAAITPRTKVVMPVHMCGSMADLDALKAICDKHNLILLEDACQSFGGTYKGKALGTIGHAGAFSFDFVKTITCAEGGAVVTNDKDVYVKCDAYADHGHDHLGVDRGADLHPYVGYNYRISELHAAVGLAQVRKLDTFLSIQRNIKKIFKDALAEVPGVTFRRLPDAEGDSATFLAFFLPEENQARAAAAAMKAAGLAAFYWFDNNWHYIRNWAHFKESTVLTRFAPGLQQAMEIYKTKQFPASDAIMSRCICTPINLGWSEEEVKQRAEKLVNAVKSAL; from the coding sequence ATGCCCGGATATGAATTTTTTGGCCCGGAAGAACGCAAGGAAGTAAATGATGTACTGGAAACAGGCATTTTTATGCGTTATGGCTTTGATGGTCCCCGTAAAGGCATCTGGAAAGCTAAGGAACTTGAACAGGCCATATCTGAAAAACTGAACGTAGGCCATACACACCTGGTATCCAGCGGTACTGCCGCCCTTACTACCGCCTTTGCGGCATTAGGCATTGGTGCAGGAGATGAGGTGATCATGCCAACATTTACATTTGTAGCCAGCTTTGAATGTATTTTCTCCGTTGGTGCAACACCTGTACTTGTGGATGTGGACGATACCCTGACGCTGGATCCGAAAGCTGTAGAAGCCGCCATTACTCCGCGTACAAAAGTGGTAATGCCCGTTCACATGTGCGGTTCAATGGCCGACCTTGACGCATTGAAAGCTATCTGCGATAAACATAACCTGATATTACTCGAAGATGCCTGCCAGTCATTTGGCGGTACCTATAAAGGAAAGGCCCTCGGCACCATTGGTCACGCAGGCGCTTTCTCATTTGACTTTGTAAAAACGATCACTTGTGCTGAAGGTGGCGCAGTGGTAACCAACGACAAAGACGTTTACGTAAAATGTGATGCCTATGCAGACCATGGCCACGATCACCTTGGTGTAGACCGCGGCGCAGACCTGCATCCTTATGTTGGGTATAACTACCGTATCTCCGAACTGCATGCTGCAGTGGGTCTGGCACAGGTACGTAAACTGGATACTTTCCTGAGTATTCAGCGTAATATCAAAAAGATCTTCAAAGACGCTCTGGCTGAAGTGCCTGGTGTAACTTTCCGCCGTTTGCCGGACGCGGAAGGTGATAGTGCTACCTTCCTGGCTTTCTTCCTGCCTGAAGAGAATCAGGCAAGAGCTGCTGCCGCTGCGATGAAAGCTGCGGGTCTCGCCGCGTTCTACTGGTTTGACAACAACTGGCATTACATCCGTAACTGGGCGCACTTTAAGGAAAGTACTGTACTGACCCGTTTTGCCCCAGGTTTGCAACAGGCAATGGAGATCTACAAAACGAAACAGTTTCCAGCTTCTGATGCGATCATGAGCCGTTGCATCTGTACACCGATCAACCTTGGCTGGAGCGAAGAAGAAGTAAAACAACGTGCAGAGAAACTGGTGAATGCAGTAAAGAGCGCTTTATAA
- the kdsB gene encoding 3-deoxy-manno-octulosonate cytidylyltransferase, with the protein MKKVALIPARYGATRFPGKLMAQLGGKSVILRTYESTVNTGVFDEVMVVCDNEIIYNEIVNNGGKAVMSKKEHECGTDRIAEAIEDRIDVDIVVNVQGDEPFTQKEPLEKLLQVFEGEEGKQVQVASLMQELKDWNAIQDPNYVKVAVDKRSNALFFSRSVIPYPRDKNVATTYYEHIGIYAFRRQTLMDFTKMPVSPLEAAEKVECLRYLENGIPMKMVVTEYMGVEIDTPEDLVKAEKLL; encoded by the coding sequence ATGAAAAAAGTAGCCTTAATTCCCGCCCGCTATGGTGCTACCCGTTTTCCGGGTAAACTGATGGCGCAGCTGGGAGGAAAGTCGGTTATATTACGTACTTACGAAAGCACAGTCAACACTGGTGTGTTCGATGAAGTAATGGTCGTTTGCGATAATGAGATCATCTACAACGAAATTGTGAATAATGGCGGTAAAGCTGTTATGAGCAAAAAAGAACACGAGTGTGGTACCGATCGCATCGCAGAGGCAATAGAAGACCGTATTGATGTGGATATCGTTGTAAACGTGCAGGGTGATGAGCCTTTTACCCAAAAAGAACCGCTGGAGAAATTACTGCAGGTTTTTGAAGGGGAAGAAGGTAAGCAGGTGCAGGTGGCCTCACTGATGCAGGAACTGAAAGACTGGAACGCCATTCAGGACCCTAATTATGTGAAAGTCGCTGTTGATAAAAGATCCAATGCGCTGTTCTTCTCCCGTTCAGTGATACCTTATCCCCGTGATAAGAATGTCGCCACTACTTATTACGAACATATCGGTATCTATGCATTCCGCAGACAAACACTGATGGACTTTACCAAAATGCCTGTTAGTCCGCTGGAAGCTGCTGAAAAAGTAGAATGCCTGCGCTACCTGGAAAATGGTATACCAATGAAGATGGTCGTGACGGAGTACATGGGCGTAGAGATTGATACTCCGGAAGACCTGGTGAAGGCGGAAAAATTACTGTAA
- a CDS encoding iron-containing alcohol dehydrogenase family protein, whose amino-acid sequence MKFRNFKMVDYVVFGRGAFDQLDEILAPRRKGDAPMIFFVDYFFEGNETFAKRIPLRGKDKIVYIDVTDEPKTKYVDKVRDDLKAEFGEVSGIIGIGGGSVMDMAKAVSLMMTNPGSSADYQGWDLVKFAGVYKVGIPTISGTGAEVSRTCVLTGPTRKLGMNSDFTPFDQIVLDPELIRGVPVNQQFYTAMDCYIHCIESLQGTYLNAFSRSYGEEALRLCQEIFLHKEKWDDDADEKLMMASYAGGMSIAYSQVGVAHAVSYGLAYLLGTKHGIGNCIVFDKLEEFYPEGVKEFKEMVKKHNIDIPQGITKGLTDEQFNIMIDVSLGMAPLWENALGKDWKEQMTRERLRALYEQL is encoded by the coding sequence ATGAAATTCAGGAACTTTAAAATGGTTGATTATGTGGTGTTTGGCCGTGGTGCGTTTGACCAGCTTGATGAAATACTCGCTCCCCGTCGTAAAGGTGATGCACCCATGATATTTTTTGTGGACTACTTTTTCGAAGGGAATGAAACCTTTGCAAAACGTATTCCTCTGAGAGGAAAAGACAAGATTGTTTACATCGATGTTACTGACGAGCCAAAGACAAAGTATGTAGATAAGGTCAGAGACGACCTGAAAGCAGAATTTGGTGAAGTAAGCGGTATCATCGGTATCGGCGGTGGCTCCGTAATGGATATGGCGAAAGCGGTATCTCTCATGATGACCAATCCGGGATCTTCAGCTGACTATCAGGGCTGGGACCTCGTGAAATTTGCCGGTGTGTATAAAGTAGGTATCCCTACTATTTCTGGTACTGGTGCTGAAGTTAGCCGCACATGTGTGCTGACCGGCCCTACCCGTAAACTGGGTATGAACTCTGACTTTACACCATTTGACCAGATCGTACTGGATCCGGAATTAATCAGAGGTGTACCGGTTAATCAGCAGTTCTATACTGCGATGGACTGCTATATTCACTGTATAGAATCCCTTCAGGGTACTTACCTGAACGCTTTCAGCCGGTCGTATGGAGAAGAAGCACTGCGCCTGTGCCAGGAGATCTTCCTGCACAAGGAGAAATGGGATGATGATGCAGATGAGAAACTGATGATGGCTTCCTATGCTGGTGGAATGAGCATCGCTTATTCCCAGGTAGGGGTAGCACATGCGGTTAGTTATGGTCTGGCTTACCTGTTAGGAACCAAGCACGGCATAGGTAACTGTATCGTGTTTGATAAACTGGAAGAGTTCTATCCGGAAGGTGTGAAAGAGTTCAAAGAAATGGTGAAGAAACACAACATTGACATTCCGCAGGGTATCACCAAAGGATTGACCGACGAGCAGTTTAATATCATGATCGATGTGTCTCTGGGTATGGCTCCGCTGTGGGAAAATGCACTGGGCAAAGACTGGAAAGAACAGATGACCCGTGAGCGTTTACGCGCTTTATACGAGCAGCTGTAA
- a CDS encoding MFS transporter — translation MDQSPGRVYTFHFIMLCLSNALFSASFNMLLPELPAYLTRMGGEDYKGYILALFTLMAGLSRPFSGKLTDTIGRVPVMIFGSVVCVVCSLLYPLVSSVGAFLLLRFFHGFSTGFKPTGTAAYVSDIVPATRRAEAMGMVGLFSTIGLALGPAIGGYISTIWDIQVMFQVSAAFALLSVVILVGGMRETLVDKQGFRLSTLKISKSELFEPLVLAPVIITFLTYLSYGALFTIIPDFSSHLGIQNKGLFFTFFTAASIGIRLLAGKVSDKYGRVPILKISSFTMAIAVFILAVAHTPAMMLTAAIIYGISVGLNSPAITAWTIDLGHPQFKGRALASMYIAMEAGIGLGAYLSAFIYHNDARFFSLTFYCTAVVTLLASMYLLFVYHNHKLQLMWRFVHMRTPIRRLLR, via the coding sequence ATGGATCAGTCGCCCGGAAGAGTGTATACCTTCCACTTTATCATGCTCTGCCTCAGCAATGCACTGTTTTCCGCCAGCTTTAACATGTTGCTTCCGGAATTGCCAGCTTATCTGACCCGGATGGGCGGTGAGGACTACAAAGGATATATTCTTGCGCTTTTTACCCTAATGGCGGGATTATCCCGACCATTCAGCGGGAAACTGACAGATACAATCGGGCGTGTACCCGTCATGATCTTTGGTTCAGTGGTGTGTGTAGTGTGTAGTCTGCTTTATCCGCTGGTCAGCTCTGTAGGGGCATTTTTGTTACTTCGTTTCTTTCATGGGTTTTCTACCGGCTTTAAGCCAACAGGTACGGCCGCCTATGTTTCGGATATAGTACCGGCTACCCGCCGGGCGGAAGCCATGGGTATGGTTGGCCTGTTCAGTACAATAGGGCTGGCATTAGGACCAGCCATCGGCGGTTATATCTCTACCATTTGGGATATACAGGTGATGTTCCAGGTATCCGCTGCCTTTGCATTGCTGTCGGTGGTGATCCTGGTAGGAGGCATGCGGGAGACGCTGGTAGATAAGCAGGGCTTTCGGTTATCCACTCTGAAGATCTCCAAAAGTGAACTTTTTGAACCATTGGTGCTGGCGCCTGTGATCATTACTTTCCTGACTTACCTAAGCTACGGGGCGCTGTTCACGATCATTCCTGATTTCAGTTCCCATCTGGGCATCCAGAATAAGGGCCTGTTCTTTACTTTCTTTACAGCAGCTTCCATCGGTATCCGGTTACTGGCGGGGAAGGTATCTGACAAATATGGCCGGGTACCAATTCTGAAGATCTCGTCCTTTACAATGGCGATAGCGGTATTTATACTGGCGGTAGCTCACACACCGGCAATGATGCTGACGGCGGCTATCATATATGGTATTTCTGTCGGGCTGAACTCTCCGGCTATTACCGCCTGGACCATTGATCTGGGACATCCGCAGTTCAAAGGACGGGCATTGGCCAGTATGTATATCGCCATGGAAGCAGGTATAGGCCTGGGTGCTTATCTGTCTGCGTTCATATACCACAATGACGCCCGCTTCTTTTCGCTTACCTTCTATTGCACAGCGGTGGTAACCTTACTGGCCTCTATGTATCTGTTATTCGTTTATCACAACCATAAGTTACAGCTGATGTGGCGGTTTGTACATATGAGAACCCCTATCAGAAGACTTCTTCGCTAA
- a CDS encoding NYN domain-containing protein, with protein sequence MENKDLRLAVLIDADNIPHASVKEMMEEVAKYGIPTFKRIYGDWTKPTLAGWKTVLLDNAITPIQQYAYTSGKNATDSAMIIDAMDILYTGRVDGFCLITSDSDFTRLATRLREAGMRVFGLGEKKTPSAFRAACDKFIYLEILVSDKKDTSVKQKTVKEKSNKAISKADKEVVNMLGASINDIADEDGWAYLGELGNLLLKKQPDFDARNYGYSKLLQLIKSFDDFEIDIRESGRKMGKLVYVRVK encoded by the coding sequence ATGGAAAACAAAGATCTCCGCCTGGCTGTCCTTATCGACGCAGATAATATTCCTCACGCAAGTGTAAAAGAGATGATGGAAGAAGTGGCTAAATATGGTATTCCCACCTTCAAACGTATCTATGGCGACTGGACCAAGCCTACACTGGCGGGCTGGAAGACTGTCCTGCTGGACAATGCTATCACACCCATCCAGCAATATGCCTATACTTCCGGAAAGAATGCCACAGACTCAGCCATGATCATAGATGCCATGGACATCCTGTACACAGGCCGGGTAGATGGGTTCTGTCTCATTACCAGTGATAGTGACTTCACCCGTCTGGCCACCCGGCTCAGAGAAGCTGGGATGCGCGTATTCGGGCTGGGAGAGAAGAAGACGCCCAGCGCCTTCCGGGCTGCCTGTGACAAATTCATCTATCTGGAAATTCTGGTCAGCGACAAGAAGGATACCTCTGTCAAACAAAAGACCGTAAAGGAAAAAAGTAACAAAGCGATCAGTAAGGCAGATAAAGAAGTGGTCAATATGCTGGGTGCCAGCATCAATGATATTGCTGATGAAGATGGATGGGCGTACCTGGGTGAACTGGGTAACCTGTTGTTGAAAAAACAGCCTGACTTTGATGCCCGTAATTACGGATATAGCAAACTTTTACAGCTGATCAAGAGTTTTGATGACTTTGAAATAGACATCAGGGAGAGCGGCCGTAAGATGGGGAAACTCGTATATGTCAGGGTAAAATAA
- a CDS encoding alpha-ketoacid dehydrogenase subunit alpha/beta, with translation MYFERAHISDEELLSFYKQLLYPRMVEEKMLLLLRQGKVSKWFSGIGQEAIAVGATLALDKDEWILPLHRNLGVFTGRKMPLQQLFHQWQGSPLGFSKGRERSFHFGSRQHHICGMISHLGPQLSIADGISLAHKLRKENKVSLAFTGEGGTSEGEFHEALNVAAVWGLPVIFLIENNGYGLSTPVEEQYRCEQLVQRAAGYGMRGMRINGNNLLEVYHAVKEAKGHALNEQQPVLIEAMTFRMRGHEEASGTKYVPPALLEEWAKQDPIRHFEGFLQYLHLLDTEKISEIRNTLKYEIEKDINEALSATSPAVSIADELQDIYAPAPSAVPPPVTTPVAEKRFINAISEGLRQALERYPNLIFMGQDIAAYGGAFKITEGFSDTFGKERIRNTPLCESAIVGAGLGLSIMGYKSMVEMQFGDFVTCGFNQIVNNLAKIHYRWGQNADVVIRLPAGAGVGAGPFHSQSNEAWFTHVPGLKVVYPATPADAKGLLLAAFADPNPVLYFEHKALYRSISGPVPEEWYTIEIGKANIIQSGDDISIITYGSGVHWALEYAQQHPEQSSYILDLRTLQPLDYDAIRTAVAATGKVLILHEDTLTGGLGAEISAWIAEHCFTSLDAPVMRCAGLDTPVPFAAELEKNFLAKTRMHQCIQQLLSY, from the coding sequence ATGTACTTTGAACGTGCACATATCAGTGATGAAGAACTGCTGAGTTTTTACAAACAGCTGCTTTATCCCCGGATGGTAGAAGAAAAGATGCTTTTACTGCTCCGCCAGGGCAAAGTAAGCAAATGGTTTTCGGGCATCGGCCAGGAAGCCATAGCAGTTGGCGCCACATTAGCGTTGGATAAAGACGAATGGATACTCCCACTTCATCGTAATCTGGGGGTATTCACAGGCAGAAAAATGCCCCTGCAGCAATTGTTTCATCAATGGCAGGGCAGCCCGCTGGGGTTCAGTAAAGGACGGGAACGATCCTTTCACTTTGGCAGCCGGCAGCACCATATATGTGGCATGATCTCTCACCTGGGGCCTCAGCTATCTATTGCGGATGGCATTTCCCTGGCACATAAACTAAGAAAAGAAAATAAGGTCTCCCTCGCTTTTACCGGCGAGGGAGGCACCAGTGAAGGCGAATTTCATGAAGCCCTCAATGTAGCAGCGGTGTGGGGCCTTCCTGTCATATTCCTCATAGAGAACAACGGCTATGGCCTGAGTACCCCCGTCGAAGAACAATACCGCTGTGAACAACTGGTGCAGCGAGCCGCGGGTTATGGCATGCGTGGTATGCGCATCAACGGGAACAATCTCCTGGAAGTTTACCATGCTGTCAAAGAAGCGAAAGGACATGCGCTGAACGAACAGCAACCAGTCCTGATCGAGGCGATGACCTTCCGCATGCGTGGTCATGAAGAAGCGAGTGGTACCAAATATGTACCGCCTGCCTTACTGGAAGAATGGGCGAAACAGGATCCTATCCGTCATTTCGAGGGGTTCCTGCAGTACCTCCATCTCCTGGACACTGAAAAGATCAGTGAAATCAGAAATACACTGAAATATGAGATAGAAAAGGATATCAATGAGGCATTATCTGCCACCTCTCCCGCTGTATCTATAGCAGATGAATTACAGGATATCTATGCACCAGCACCATCGGCAGTTCCACCACCGGTCACAACTCCGGTAGCTGAGAAAAGATTTATAAATGCCATCTCAGAAGGCCTTCGTCAGGCACTGGAGCGATATCCTAACCTTATCTTCATGGGGCAGGATATAGCAGCATATGGAGGTGCATTTAAAATAACAGAAGGCTTCTCCGATACATTTGGTAAAGAAAGGATCAGAAATACGCCCCTTTGTGAAAGCGCTATTGTTGGCGCAGGACTGGGATTATCTATCATGGGGTATAAAAGCATGGTAGAAATGCAGTTTGGTGACTTTGTCACCTGTGGATTCAATCAGATCGTTAATAATCTGGCTAAGATCCATTACCGCTGGGGTCAGAATGCAGATGTAGTGATACGGCTCCCGGCAGGAGCAGGCGTAGGTGCCGGACCATTCCATTCCCAGAGCAATGAAGCATGGTTCACGCATGTACCGGGGTTAAAAGTAGTGTACCCCGCAACACCAGCAGATGCGAAGGGATTACTACTGGCTGCTTTTGCAGATCCGAACCCGGTACTCTATTTCGAGCATAAAGCGTTATACCGTAGTATCAGCGGACCAGTACCTGAGGAATGGTATACGATTGAGATCGGGAAAGCCAATATTATACAAAGCGGAGATGATATCAGTATCATCACTTATGGTAGTGGCGTACACTGGGCGCTGGAGTATGCACAGCAACATCCGGAGCAGTCATCATACATCCTTGACCTCCGTACTTTACAGCCACTGGACTATGACGCTATCAGGACCGCAGTAGCCGCAACAGGAAAAGTATTGATCTTACATGAAGATACCCTGACGGGCGGACTGGGTGCAGAGATCAGCGCCTGGATAGCAGAGCATTGCTTTACCTCACTGGACGCACCGGTGATGCGTTGTGCCGGATTGGACACACCGGTACCGTTTGCTGCTGAGCTGGAGAAAAATTTCCTGGCGAAAACACGTATGCATCAATGCATACAGCAACTGCTTAGTTATTAG
- a CDS encoding phage holin family protein: MNIIIRLLVTALAAMVTAYILPGVHLPDFKTALILALVLAILNLLVKPVLILLTLPVTVITLGLFLLVINAVIILLAANLVDRFEVDGFFWALLFSIVLSVINSIMHGIAGGEKD; this comes from the coding sequence ATGAACATTATAATCAGGTTGCTTGTCACTGCCCTGGCAGCAATGGTCACAGCATACATTTTGCCTGGTGTTCACCTTCCGGATTTCAAGACTGCGCTTATACTCGCACTGGTATTGGCTATCTTGAACCTGCTGGTCAAACCTGTCCTGATATTACTGACACTCCCCGTAACAGTGATCACTTTGGGTTTGTTCCTGCTTGTTATTAATGCCGTGATCATTCTGCTGGCAGCTAACCTGGTGGATAGATTTGAGGTGGATGGCTTCTTCTGGGCGCTGCTATTCAGTATTGTCCTGTCTGTTATCAATAGTATCATGCATGGCATTGCAGGAGGAGAAAAAGATTGA